The Metabacillus schmidteae genome has a segment encoding these proteins:
- a CDS encoding IscS subfamily cysteine desulfurase, protein MLIYFDYAATTPMSEHALTIYVKAAKNAFGNSSSLHDVGDISARTLTASRKVIANIINGYEKGIYFTSGGSEANIVAVQSLLNGIQNNKHIITTATEHSSLHTFFKMLELKGYHVTYLHPNHQGVITPDQVQHALQKDTALVSIQHGNSEIGTINPIEDISLLLREKKIIFHSDCVQTFGKIPIDAKHIDAISISGHKIYGPKGVGAAYINPSVLWHPLIPGTTHESGFRPGTVDVPAIAAFATAASDISLEQKLLYDHFVSLRNQLIELLAPYHDKISVINTRFPHTLPNIIPLLFKGIEGQYVMLEANRFGMAISTGSACQVGMQAPSRSILAIGYNEQQAKQYVRISLGKDTTSTHIEKLSKVLINIVENFRK, encoded by the coding sequence ATATTGATCTACTTTGATTACGCAGCCACAACACCGATGAGTGAACATGCCCTTACTATATATGTGAAAGCAGCGAAAAATGCATTTGGCAACAGCAGCAGCCTGCACGATGTAGGAGATATTTCAGCACGTACTCTTACTGCTTCCAGAAAAGTCATTGCAAACATCATTAACGGGTATGAAAAAGGAATTTATTTTACTAGTGGTGGCAGTGAAGCAAATATAGTAGCTGTTCAGTCTTTATTAAATGGAATTCAGAATAATAAGCACATCATTACAACAGCAACTGAACATTCTTCTCTTCATACATTCTTTAAAATGCTTGAATTAAAGGGATACCATGTGACGTATTTACATCCAAATCATCAAGGAGTCATTACACCAGATCAGGTCCAGCATGCATTACAAAAAGATACAGCCTTGGTTTCCATTCAGCATGGAAATTCTGAAATCGGTACAATCAATCCTATCGAAGATATTAGTTTATTGTTAAGAGAAAAGAAGATCATTTTTCACAGTGATTGTGTCCAAACTTTCGGCAAAATTCCTATCGATGCCAAGCATATTGATGCTATTAGTATTTCAGGCCATAAGATATATGGCCCTAAAGGGGTGGGAGCAGCTTATATTAACCCTTCCGTTCTTTGGCACCCTTTAATTCCCGGAACTACCCATGAATCAGGCTTCCGGCCTGGTACGGTGGATGTTCCTGCTATAGCAGCTTTCGCAACAGCTGCCAGTGATATTTCTTTAGAGCAAAAACTACTGTATGATCATTTTGTTTCATTAAGAAATCAGCTTATTGAATTACTGGCGCCTTATCACGATAAAATAAGTGTTATTAACACTCGTTTTCCACACACACTCCCCAATATTATTCCTTTGCTATTTAAAGGAATTGAGGGCCAGTACGTTATGTTGGAAGCAAATCGCTTCGGTATGGCTATATCAACAGGAAGTGCATGTCAAGTTGGCATGCAGGCACCTTCACGATCAATACTTGCAATCGGCTATAATGAACAACAGGCGAAACAATATGTTAGAATTTCATTAGGAAAGGACACAACGTCTACACATATAGAGAAATTGAGTAAAGTACTGATCAACATTGTTGAAAACTTTCGAAAATGA
- a CDS encoding transcription repressor NadR — MKSEKLLGEERRNLLLDKLINSTKPITGGELAQFANVSRQVIVQDISLLKAKNHPIIATSQGYVYLEKNQHDKQMLERLIACKHNPEDTKEELTIAVDHGVFVKDVIVEHPVYGDLTASIRVGNRNEVEEFMKKINENKASYLSQLTEGLHLHTLQADSIEKLNRACQDLEKAGYLVKEEDS, encoded by the coding sequence ATGAAGTCTGAGAAATTATTAGGAGAAGAAAGAAGAAATCTATTATTAGACAAATTAATCAACTCTACTAAACCAATAACAGGCGGTGAGCTTGCCCAATTTGCCAATGTAAGCAGGCAGGTTATTGTGCAAGATATATCGTTATTAAAAGCAAAAAATCATCCAATCATCGCAACAAGTCAAGGGTATGTCTATTTAGAAAAAAATCAACATGATAAACAAATGCTTGAAAGATTGATTGCTTGTAAGCATAATCCGGAAGATACAAAAGAAGAATTAACGATCGCAGTCGATCATGGAGTTTTTGTTAAAGATGTAATCGTTGAGCACCCCGTCTATGGTGACCTCACAGCCTCTATTCGAGTTGGGAACCGCAATGAAGTTGAGGAATTTATGAAGAAGATTAACGAGAACAAAGCCTCTTATCTTTCACAGTTAACAGAAGGACTGCATTTGCATACACTGCAGGCTGATTCCATTGAAAAGCTTAACCGTGCTTGTCAGGATTTAGAAAAGGCGGGCTATTTGGTAAAAGAAGAGGATAGTTAG
- the pheA gene encoding prephenate dehydratase → MRVGFLGPRATFTHLAVQSYFGEEIEQIAYSTIPQCIDAVADGEIDFAVVPTENALEGSVNLTIDYLIHEQPLYIVGEIVSPIEQHFMVHPANKEAWKKITRVYSHSHAIAQCHKFLHQSFKGITYDYATSTGAAAQYVKNHPEELVAAIANKLAAEEYGLEIVQANIHDYHYNHTRFAIVHPTIDGKCPSKKLTAEKEKTTLMVTLPSDQSGALHQVLSAFTWRKLNLSKIESRPMKTGLGNYFFIIDIDMKVDEVLIPGAIAELEALGCGVKLLGTYEAYFIRQGIEEGV, encoded by the coding sequence ATTAGAGTAGGATTTTTAGGTCCACGAGCAACATTTACCCATTTAGCTGTGCAATCATATTTCGGTGAGGAAATTGAGCAGATTGCCTATTCAACCATTCCTCAGTGTATAGATGCTGTAGCAGATGGTGAGATTGATTTTGCGGTTGTCCCGACGGAAAATGCACTTGAGGGCTCTGTTAATTTAACGATCGATTATTTAATTCATGAGCAACCATTATATATTGTCGGTGAGATTGTATCACCAATTGAGCAACATTTTATGGTTCATCCAGCTAATAAAGAGGCATGGAAAAAGATTACTCGAGTGTACTCTCATTCCCATGCAATCGCACAATGTCATAAGTTTCTGCATCAAAGCTTTAAGGGGATAACATATGATTATGCAACAAGCACAGGGGCAGCAGCTCAATATGTAAAAAATCACCCTGAAGAATTAGTGGCAGCTATTGCCAATAAGTTAGCTGCAGAGGAGTATGGGTTAGAAATTGTACAAGCCAATATTCATGATTACCATTATAATCATACCCGCTTTGCGATCGTACATCCAACAATTGATGGGAAATGTCCAAGTAAAAAGCTTACAGCTGAAAAAGAGAAAACAACCCTTATGGTGACATTACCTTCTGATCAATCAGGTGCTCTTCATCAAGTACTATCAGCATTTACATGGCGAAAGTTGAACCTGTCGAAAATTGAATCACGACCTATGAAAACAGGTTTAGGGAATTATTTCTTTATTATAGATATTGATATGAAAGTTGATGAGGTTCTTATTCCCGGAGCGATTGCTGAGCTGGAGGCTTTAGGTTGCGGTGTTAAGTTATTAGGCACATACGAGGCTTATTTTATACGGCAGGGAATCGAAGAAGGTGTTTGA
- a CDS encoding ACT domain-containing protein — translation MKDDTFYLVREDILPEAMKKTLEVKKLIERGKVDSVAEAVQRVDMSRSAFYKYRDAVFPFHTMVKEKLITLFFHLEDRSGTLSQLLSVVANAGCNVLTIHQTIPIQGRANVTLSLNTNGMNEDINQLMAKLKRLEFVEKVEILGQGA, via the coding sequence ATGAAAGATGATACCTTTTATTTAGTGAGAGAAGATATACTTCCTGAAGCAATGAAAAAAACCCTAGAGGTAAAGAAATTAATTGAAAGAGGCAAGGTTGACTCTGTGGCAGAAGCAGTTCAGCGTGTAGATATGAGTCGCAGTGCTTTTTATAAATATCGTGATGCGGTCTTCCCTTTCCATACAATGGTAAAGGAAAAATTAATTACCCTTTTTTTTCATTTAGAAGATCGGAGTGGTACACTCTCACAATTGTTATCAGTCGTTGCAAATGCCGGCTGTAATGTATTAACGATTCATCAGACTATACCGATTCAGGGAAGAGCCAATGTAACATTATCTCTAAATACAAATGGAATGAATGAAGATATTAATCAATTAATGGCGAAATTAAAGCGTTTAGAGTTCGTCGAGAAGGTAGAGATATTAGGCCAAGGAGCATAA